TAAGCGAGCGCTTCCGGGGCGCCACGCACCGGCCCCTGACGGCGGACCGACATCAGTCGCATCCCTTGGCTGAGCCCCGATCCCTTGATCAGGATCGTCTGCCCTTCACCCGCCGTCGAAAAACCGAGCTCCGAGCCGAGGACCTCGCCCGCGCCTTGAACTTCCGTGTCCGAGACAAAATGATTCACGGACAACGGCACGTTGTCGGTGGGCGCGCGCGTCACGGTCGAAAGCTCCAAGAGCGCCGACTTCTTCGGATCGCGGTGATAGACGTAACCGGGAATCGAGCGCGGAAAGCTCCGCGGAGGGGCTTGCGAACGTGACGGCGGCGGGATCTTCAACTGCCCGAGGTCGATATCGATATACTGACCGATGACGGGCTTCGCCGGAGCGGCGGGCGCCGCATTCGGATCGACCGGCGGATCCGCTTGGGGCGTCGCGGGGGCATTGCCGACCGCGAGCGAAGGGGGTTCCGCGGCGGTTCCCAATTGGAAACTTACGACCCCCGAGGGTGCGATTTCGTGCGGGTTATAGATGTCGGTGTTGAGGGACCAAATTTTCGGCCAGAAATTCGGATCACCGAAGAAGGTTTCCGAAATACCCCAGAGCGTGTCGCCCTTCTGGATGGTGTAGGTCTGATCTTTCGCGCGGCCCAGGGCCTCGCTCCATTTTTCCGGAGACGTCGGATTCGCGTAATAGTTGCGGTAGATTTGGTGCAGACGCTGCTCTTTACGGGCGTCCGCGCCTTCCTGTGCGAAAGCCGAAGGCCCCGTTCCTACGAGCACCACGATCACGGGCGCGAATTTCATCCACATGCAGACAATCCTTGTCGACTGGGGCTAGGGCTTAACGAATCACCTTCAAGTCCACGTCCGCACGCGCGGCCTCGGGACTTCCCGGATACTGTTTCTTCACCTGTTCAAAGACGGTCACGGCTTGCGGACGCAAATTCATTTTGCGGTAAGCGGCGGCCTTCGCGTACAACGCCGCGCGAGCGCGGTTCGAACGCGGATACTCTTTCAGGATTTGGTCGAAGTGACGAAGCGCACGGCCGTAGAGTTTGTTCGAGAACGCGAGCGATCCCGCCAGATACAGCGACTCGTCGGCGTAAACGCCCTTCGGATAGTCGATCATCATGCGCTGAAAACGGGATTGAAAACTGAGCTCATCGTTGCGCTCAAAAGCCTGAACCATCTCTTCATAAATACGTTTTTCAGTATCTGTCGGCAGTGCCTGAGTTGTACGCCCTTCCAACTCATTTTTCTTACGCAAAACCATCTCGCGATCGCGCTGAAAGTTTCTGTCACTTTCCACTTTGCCGCGCGCGCTTTGTGACTTTTGCGAAACAGCGTGAGCTGTCGGCAGGACAGCGTTAACACCCCAAAACAACAGCAATAATGCGGTGGTCTTTTTCATGGACTCCAGTATGGCACGCTGATTCAAGATCATTCAACCGGCAAAACCCAGGAGTTATCCACAGAATTTGAGGAAAAGAGGACCTCCTAGACCTTGGACTATTGATGGGACAAGGCTTTGAGCTATCTGATGAGAATTAGCTCAGCGACTAAGTCGATGATTTGTGACGTGAAAACTGAAAATCTTAGGAAGTCCTTAAAAATTAATTTCAGAATCTTACAGGATGCATGACAGATCCGCAGGAAATTCTCCCAGCCGCGAACGGATTCTGGAATTCGAACTCTAAAATTCTGTCACAGAGGCGCGAAGCCTCTGCTTATCTGGCGGGCGAGCACGAACTCCATTTGTGCGTTCCCCCCCCTTCCCTCTTCGGCCGGAACCACTGCCCGAAAATTGAAATTCTCTTGATTCAAATTTCCCCTTAAGGGCGCGTAGGATTTCAGAGTCACACCAAGGAGGGTGTTATGAAAGCTCAGCTGAGTTGGCTGTCGATTGTCCTATTTTGCTTCACACTTCAGGCCTTCGCTCAAGACGAAGGGGAAACCACGACGGAATCGACCGTGAGCGAAGAGGCCACGACCGAAGAAACGGCGGCGGAACCCGCCGAGAAGACAGAAAACTGGATCTCGTGCGGCACAAGTTACCTGCAGCACGTCCGCCAGCTTCCGGCCGCGAAACAGAAGGCCGAGCTCGAAAACTGGTGGGAGCTTTCGGACCGCGAATTCGGTCAAATCAAACGCGATGAATTTCAGTGGAAAGAGCGTCAGCCGCAAAAGCTAAAAGAGTTCCAGGAGCTGCTCGCCGCAAAACCCGTCACCGAGTCCATCCTCTTGAAAGTGAAGTTCGGTGCCTACGACTTCAAACAAAAAGGATTCCCCGTCGACATCGCGACCGAAAAATCCGACCGCGCTCTGAAATCCCACTACAAGAGCTCCGGCGGCTTCAGCATGGGCGGCATCGGTGGCCCTCCGGAAGAAAACCTGGGCGCCTGCACCATGATGATTTCGGACTTCAACAAAGCCCAGATCCTGCCCGGCACCGTCAAACTTCGCGGAACCAACGTCGCGAAAATGAAGTTCATCCCCGTTCCGGAAGCGACCGCCAAAGAGCTGACGTCCACCCTCGGTTCGGACCGCATCGTCACCGTCGTCCTGCGCTACCTTCCCGGAAAAACCGAGCTGAAACGCCAGAAGCTCGGCAGCAACTACTTCAATACACTGTACGTCGACGCCCAACTGCAAGAGCTCGAGTTCGGCGCGGGTGACGGCCGCGTCACCGCGAAGTTCTAGCTTCGTCAATGCACTCCCCGTCCGGTCGCCGACCGGGCGGGAACGCCTCGCTTCACTCTTTCGCTCCTCCGTCCCGCGGCCCGATTTGCAGCTTCAGCCGTCATGCCGTTCGCGCTCTTCTTCTCGGCCCTCACCTTCATCTTCACGGGCTGGAGCCTCGGCCACGCCGGCACATTCTACTTTCGCCCTTTGCAAGACCTCTGCACGGAAACTTGGTCCATCGAACCGCTCACGACCGTGGGCTCGGCGATGATTTGCGGACGGGAACTTCCCCCAGGCAAAATCAAAGAGCTTTTCCTGCGCGCAGGGCTTTACCACGTCCTTGTCGTTTCGGGCGCGCATCTGGTTTGGCTCGCCGAGCTCGCGCGTCGGCTTTTCCCGCGTCGCCCTTTATGGACGGCCGCACTTTTGCTGCTGTTCGCCGGCATGACGGGATTCGGCGCGCCGCTCGTGCGCGCGGGTTTACAGATGATCCTGCAAAGCACCCGTCGCCGCCCTTGGCTGGCAAATATCGTCTGGTCCTATCTGGCGACGCTCGTTTTCCATCCCGGATGGTGGAACTCGGTCAGCCTGCATCTGTCAGCGCTCGCGGCCCTGGCGCTGCGACTTCCGCTCAAGCGACGCCACCGCGGCCTGGCGGTGATCGTGATGACCTTGCCGATCGTTCTTCCCTTCGGCAGCTTCACGCCGCTCGGCGCGCTGACGGGACTTCTGCTTTCCCCCGTGGTGGAGCTCGTGCTTTTCCCCGTTTGCGTGATCGCGTGGATACTTCCGGGCCTACAGTCCGTGGCGAATTTCATCGTCCACGCAGGGCTCGCGTTCTTGGAATCCGCGCAAGCTCACTTCGCCCCACCTTTCCAGGTCGCGCCACTTGTCCCCAGGCCGGCGTTGATTTTCTATTTTTTCGCGCTCGTCACACTGATCGGCGCTTTCGCCGCCCGGGGACGACTTGCGCGTTAGATGGTGTTTGGCGCTGCTCCTGCTCGCTGAGCCCCTCGCGGAACATCCGACATATTTCGATTTGCAGCTTCAAAGGAATTCGGTGCGGATCCGGTCCGGAGACTTCAAAGCGCGCTGGTTTCGCGACCGAATCATAGCCACCACCGCAACGCCGGTCCGCGTGGAGCGGCTCACTTCCGGACGCAAGGTCTACTGGTTGCCGCGATTTCAAATCGCGGACATCGGCGCGGCCCCGCGCCGGGACGCGCGCGAGATCTCACACTTCGCACGTCGCGAAAAGATTCGCATCTTGATTTGGCGTCAACGCGAAATCCGGGACTGCACGTCCTGGGACCGCGAGCTTCCCCCGGCGGTGAAATCCGTGATCGCCACCGGCGAAGGGGAGTGCTTCACCCAACGGCCCCGACACCGCCACTGGCTGCGGGCCCGCGGACCGCTGCGTTTTCGCTACTGACGGAAAGGCCGGTACTCCAACCCCAAATCGCGGGCGACGGGCTCGTAACAAACGGCGCCGTCGTAGACGTTCAGGCCCTGGAAAAGCGCGGCGTCCTTGGCGATCGCGTCCTCGACGCCCATCGCGGCGAGCATCGACGCGTACTTCAGCGTCACGTTGGTCAGCGCGTAGGTCGAAGTGCGTGAAACCACCCCCGGTATGTTCGGGACGCAGTAATGAATCACGCCGTCGACTTCGTACGTGGGATTGGCGTGCGAGGTCGGACGACAGGTCTCGATGCAACCGCCTTGATCGACCGCGACGTCCACGACCACGCTGCCCTTCTGCATCGCGGAGACCATCTGCCGACTGACCAGCGTCGGCGCCTTGTGGCCCGTGATCAAAACCCCGCCGATCAAAAGATCGGACTCCAAAACGCTTTGTTCGATGCTTTGCGCGTTCGAGTGCAGCGTCACCACGCGCCCCTGAAAGATATCGTCCAGGTATTCCAAGCGGGAGAGGTTCACATCCAAAATGGTCACCCGCGCGCCCAAACCCACCGCCATTTTCGCGGCGTTCGTGCCGACGACCCCGCCCCCGATGATCGTGACGTTTCCCGGTTTCACGCCGGTCACGCCCCCCAGCAGGATGCCCTTGCCGCCGTGATCTCGCTGCAAGTAAAACGCGCCGATCTGGGTCGCCATCCGTCCGGCGACCTCGCTCATCGGCGTGAGGAGCGGCAGGCTCCCATCCGCCAACTGAATCGTTTCGTAGGCGACGGCTTTGACTTTACGTTCGCATAAAACGCGCGTGAGCTTCGGTTCGGCCGCGAGGTGAAGGTAGGTGTAAAGAATCTGGTTTTCTTTGAGCAGCTCGAACTCGTCCGGCAGCGGCTCTTTCACCTTCACGATCATGTCGGCCTTGGCGTAGACTTCGGCCTTCGTGTCGAGAAGGGTCGCGCCCGCTTTTTCGTACTGCGAATTGGAAATACCCGAGCCCACGCCCGCGTCCTTTTCGACGTAAAGCGCGTGGCCCTCTTTGACCAGCTGGCGGACGCCCGCTTCGGTCATCCCCACCCGGTTTTCGCTGATTTTGATTTCTTTCGGAACACCAATAAGCATGGTTCACCCACCTTAACTGGCGCCCGAGGCCGCCAGTGGAATTAAGACCAGTTCGAGTTGCGGTACCGTTCCTGTTCCGAAAGGTCCGCGCCGAGTTCGATACGTTTGTACGCCTCGGTCGTCTCGAGAAGTTTTTTGACGAGCTTGTTCATCATATCGTGACCGGCTTTGTACAGAACGACGTGCCCCATGAGCGGCATCCCCAGCGTCACCAGATCACCGAGCGCATCGAGTGCCTTATGGCGCACGAACTCATCGGGGAAGCGCAGGCCGTCGGGATTGATGACTTTCGTGTCATCCATCACCACCGCGTTGTCGAGGGACCCACCGCGCGCCAGGCCCTTGGCCTGCAGCGTTTCGACGTCCTTCAAAAAACCGAATGTCCGCGCACGCGCGAGCTCACGGGTGAAGGTCTCTTCGTTGATGTCGAGATCGATTTTTTGTTTCCCGATCGCCGGATGCGGGAACTCGATCGTCACCGTCAGGCGCAGCCCGTTGTACGGCACCACGTAGGCCTGCTTGTCGTCTTCGGAGTAGTAGACCGGCTGGGTCAGGTAGCAGTACTTGCGCGGTTGATCTTGCTCGATCAAACCGACCTTTTGGATCGCCTCCAAAAAAGAAATCGCGCTGCCGTCCGTGATCGGAATCTCGGGGCCGGTCATTTCGATGATCAAATTGTCCACCCGCAGCGCCGCCAGTGCCGACAGGCAGTGCTCCACCGTCGCGACGCTGAAAAGCCCCCCACCCAGCACTGTCTGGTAGCCCGTGGCGGTCACGTTCGACACATGGACCTTCAGCGAGGGCTGGTCCGGCAGGTCGGCCCGAACGAAATGGACGCCGGTATTCGGCGGCGCGGGCACGAAGTTCAGGGCACAGGCTTCGCCGGAATGGAGCCCGACACCCTGGACCTGGACACGACTGCGGATGGTCTTTTGGAGAAACATGGCTGGATTGTATACTGAAAGCGTGAAACCGGTCACGGGATTGAGCCCCTTCCTGAAGCTTTTTTTCAGCGCCATCGCGTTTCTCATCTCCGTTGCCGTCATGGGGCTGACGGGATGTGCATCGAAACCCAGCGCCCAAGAGGTGATGGACGCCCGCACGGCGAACGCCCGCCCCTCGAAAGACACGGTGTGGACGGACCGCTTCTATTGGGGACAACCCAGCGGACCCTCGCGCGACGTTCAAAACTGGGACTTCTTCTATAAGGACTGCGAACTTGCGCGCAAATCCCGCCGCCCCACCCGCTCAGAATGGGAATGTAAAGCGCCTTGAATTCTGAGCCTTTAGGCCTATCAACGGGACTCCGATAGACCTTTATGGGTATGCTCGATCGTTACCGGAAAACCGGCGGATTTTTGCAACTGGCGGTGCTACTTGAAACTTCGCCCGCTTCGAAACAAGAGAAATTCCTAAGCCTGATTCGCGAGGAATCCCCGAAGTGGGAGAGCGAACTCAAAAAGCGCCTGCTGAGTTTCGAGCGCGTTTTGAATTGGAATCCCGAACATCTTGGCGACATCTGGCCACGCCTGCCGGACAAGGTCGTCGCGACCGCCGTCTGGAACCTGCCCCCGCCCTTGAAAGAGAAATTCATGGCGAGCATTTCGGTCGCGCTCAAACGCCGACTGGATGAGGCCGCCACAATGAACGCGCCGACCGACGGCGAAATTCTGGGCTGCCGCTTGAAGATCCTGCAAGAGATCCGCACCATGACGACCAACGGCATGATGCGTATGGATAAACTCGATCCCGAACTGGTGATCCCCGACGGCATCGAAGGTGAACTGAATGACAATCCCTTCAGCGCCCCCAGCGCGCTCGAGAAGCAGGTCCTCGCGACGCCCGAGCCCTCGGCGGCGGCCGGCGCGAGTCCCGGAACCAGCCCCGCGGCGATTCAACTGGTGGAAGAGATGAAAGAACTCCGCCGCAAACTTTTGTCTGCGGCGGCGGAAATTCAGACTTTGAAATCGGAAAATCAATCGATGAAGGAACGGCTCGAGCAGATCAAAAAGATCGCTTAGGGCCCGCTTACAGGGCCTTTCCGTCGAACGTCACCGACTGCACTTTTTGCGTCGGATTGTTCTTCTTGATCTCTTTCGAGTAGGCTTCGCACTTCGCCTTCGTTTCCACTTTCGATGAAACCGAAGCTCCCGACTTGAAGGTGACTTTGCAGACCTTCTTGTTGTCGACGGGCTTCTGTTCGTAGATCACGGTCCCGGCGAAAGTCACTTTCGTGATGGTTTGACCCGGGTTGTTCTTTTTGATCTCGGCGTGGTTTTTATCGCAAGCCGCGCGATCTTTCACGTCGGTCGCCACCGAGGCGCCGCTCGCGAAGAAGATCTTGCAGGTCTTTTTGTCCTCGGCCTTTTTCTCGTAGATCACTTTTCCGTCGAACGTGACTTTCGAGATCTCGTTCTGCGGATTGTTCTTTTTGATTTCTGCGTGGTACTTTTCGCAACCCGCTTTGTCCTTCACGTCCGTGGCCGCCGACCCGCCGCCCGCGAAGAAGACCTTACAGACTTTTTTGCTGTCGGGGACTTCTTCTTTGACCTGTTTGATGATCTTGCCGTTGAATTCACATGTCACGGCCGCGCCCGGATTGTCTTTGATCGCGCTGTCGCAACGTTTTTTCGCCGCGTCGAGCGTGATGTCCGCGATGCCTAAGCCGTTCGAGACCGAACCTTTGGTGATCGTGATCTTCAGGATTCCCATATCCGAGGTATCCAGGAACACCATCTGACCATCGAAGGTCACCGAGCGGATTTTTTGCTTCGGATTGTTCTTTTTGATTTCGGCGAAGTAAGCCTCGCACGCTTTACGGTCCGCGACTTTCGAAGCCGACGATGCGCCCGAGTGGAACGTGACTTTACATTCCTTCTTCTCGGCCTTGACCGCCGTGTAAAGAACCTTGGTTCCGAACGTCACTTTCGCGATCTCGTTCTGCGGATTGTTCTTTTTCACTTCCGCCCAGTACGCCTTACATTTGTCTTCCGACTTCTGTTGGCTGGCGATCGAACCGCCGCCCTGGAACGCGATCTTACACTCTTTCGCCTTCGGCTCCTCAACGCGCTCGAACATCAAACCGTTGAAGGTACACTCGTAGCCAACGCCAGCGTCTTTCACGACCTG
The Pseudobdellovibrionaceae bacterium DNA segment above includes these coding regions:
- the bamD gene encoding outer membrane protein assembly factor BamD; protein product: MESDRNFQRDREMVLRKKNELEGRTTQALPTDTEKRIYEEMVQAFERNDELSFQSRFQRMMIDYPKGVYADESLYLAGSLAFSNKLYGRALRHFDQILKEYPRSNRARAALYAKAAAYRKMNLRPQAVTVFEQVKKQYPGSPEAARADVDLKVIR
- a CDS encoding LysM peptidoglycan-binding domain-containing protein encodes the protein MWMKFAPVIVVLVGTGPSAFAQEGADARKEQRLHQIYRNYYANPTSPEKWSEALGRAKDQTYTIQKGDTLWGISETFFGDPNFWPKIWSLNTDIYNPHEIAPSGVVSFQLGTAAEPPSLAVGNAPATPQADPPVDPNAAPAAPAKPVIGQYIDIDLGQLKIPPPSRSQAPPRSFPRSIPGYVYHRDPKKSALLELSTVTRAPTDNVPLSVNHFVSDTEVQGAGEVLGSELGFSTAGEGQTILIKGSGLSQGMRLMSVRRQGPVRGAPEALAYGIGGMLEVEAPVNSAEGVYRARVVKSVSHVSRGDILVSEELPSMVPAGGGSMSPVNGKIIGGEFSAERRLFGMYNIVYLNAGSNQGLAVGTHVPVYRNPSLRNADLLIRENPAEIGELQVVRVGGRVSTAIVVKSLEDIRVGDTTTPAMLTE
- a CDS encoding ComEC/Rec2 family competence protein, translating into MPFALFFSALTFIFTGWSLGHAGTFYFRPLQDLCTETWSIEPLTTVGSAMICGRELPPGKIKELFLRAGLYHVLVVSGAHLVWLAELARRLFPRRPLWTAALLLLFAGMTGFGAPLVRAGLQMILQSTRRRPWLANIVWSYLATLVFHPGWWNSVSLHLSALAALALRLPLKRRHRGLAVIVMTLPIVLPFGSFTPLGALTGLLLSPVVELVLFPVCVIAWILPGLQSVANFIVHAGLAFLESAQAHFAPPFQVAPLVPRPALIFYFFALVTLIGAFAARGRLAR
- a CDS encoding UDP-3-O-acyl-N-acetylglucosamine deacetylase, with amino-acid sequence MFLQKTIRSRVQVQGVGLHSGEACALNFVPAPPNTGVHFVRADLPDQPSLKVHVSNVTATGYQTVLGGGLFSVATVEHCLSALAALRVDNLIIEMTGPEIPITDGSAISFLEAIQKVGLIEQDQPRKYCYLTQPVYYSEDDKQAYVVPYNGLRLTVTIEFPHPAIGKQKIDLDINEETFTRELARARTFGFLKDVETLQAKGLARGGSLDNAVVMDDTKVINPDGLRFPDEFVRHKALDALGDLVTLGMPLMGHVVLYKAGHDMMNKLVKKLLETTEAYKRIELGADLSEQERYRNSNWS
- a CDS encoding DUF4852 domain-containing protein, yielding MKAQLSWLSIVLFCFTLQAFAQDEGETTTESTVSEEATTEETAAEPAEKTENWISCGTSYLQHVRQLPAAKQKAELENWWELSDREFGQIKRDEFQWKERQPQKLKEFQELLAAKPVTESILLKVKFGAYDFKQKGFPVDIATEKSDRALKSHYKSSGGFSMGGIGGPPEENLGACTMMISDFNKAQILPGTVKLRGTNVAKMKFIPVPEATAKELTSTLGSDRIVTVVLRYLPGKTELKRQKLGSNYFNTLYVDAQLQELEFGAGDGRVTAKF
- the ald gene encoding alanine dehydrogenase, with protein sequence MLIGVPKEIKISENRVGMTEAGVRQLVKEGHALYVEKDAGVGSGISNSQYEKAGATLLDTKAEVYAKADMIVKVKEPLPDEFELLKENQILYTYLHLAAEPKLTRVLCERKVKAVAYETIQLADGSLPLLTPMSEVAGRMATQIGAFYLQRDHGGKGILLGGVTGVKPGNVTIIGGGVVGTNAAKMAVGLGARVTILDVNLSRLEYLDDIFQGRVVTLHSNAQSIEQSVLESDLLIGGVLITGHKAPTLVSRQMVSAMQKGSVVVDVAVDQGGCIETCRPTSHANPTYEVDGVIHYCVPNIPGVVSRTSTYALTNVTLKYASMLAAMGVEDAIAKDAALFQGLNVYDGAVCYEPVARDLGLEYRPFRQ